From a single Lolium rigidum isolate FL_2022 chromosome 7, APGP_CSIRO_Lrig_0.1, whole genome shotgun sequence genomic region:
- the LOC124672303 gene encoding uncharacterized protein LOC124672303 produces MPLLPLLLLLLLLPPAAVAGKVRHSPSFALDFFPGDGAIAQLALTAANATPAGAIAMRSPHARVQYHSPIRFAAADAGFSTYFSFSFSLRPAPKSRASLAFFLKPAAAPPTAHALSVAFDAADPTNIRIQTDFAGAKAGLRTGLSAAGAHKLHSWIDYNATSATLRVGLSASGPRDGASHLLQHLDLSAFLRGGGGGRNRLLLAGLASAHANCTLFSWAFRANTAHPYLMHSLPLDPAGLSLATPPADRLHRAASSPYHWLSLLLAAAAGAALTFFVLFVWYSMAARRPVAPVEYPMHPSSDDVVYEKIVLVGVKDMPSAHLASAGNNK; encoded by the coding sequence ATGCCGCTCCtcccgctgctcctcctcctcctgctcctgccgccggccgccgtcgcAGGCAAGGTCCGCCACTCCCCCTCCTTCGCCCTCGACTTCTTCCCCGGCGACGGCGCCATCGCGCAGCTCGCCCTCACCGCCGCCAATGCCACCCCCGCCGGCGCCATCGCCATGCGCTCCCCGCACGCCCGCGTCCAGTACCACAGCCCCatccgcttcgccgccgccgacgccggctTCTCCACCTACTTCTCCTTCTCATTCTCCCTCCGCCCCGCCCCCAAATCTCGCGCATCCCTCGCATTCTTCCTCAAgcccgccgccgcgccacccacCGCCCACGCCCTctccgtcgccttcgacgccgcggACCCCACCAACATCCGCATCCAGACCGACTTCGCCGGCGCCAAGGCCGGCCTCAGGACCGgcctctccgccgccggcgcccACAAGCTGCATTCTTGGATAGACTACAACGCCACGTCCGCCACGCTCCGGGTCGGCCTCTCCGCCTCGGGCCCCCGCGACGGCGCCTCGCACCTCCTCCAGCACCTCGATCTCTCCGCcttcctccgcggcggcggcggcggcaggaacaGGCTCCTGCTCGCCGGCCTCGCCTCCGCCCACGCCAACTGCACCCTCTTCAGCTGGGCCTTCAGGGCCAACACGGCGCATCCCTACCTCATGCACTCCCTGCCGCTCGACCCCGCCGGCCTCTCCCTCGCCACGCCGCCCGCCGACCGCCTCCACCGCGCCGCCAGCAGCCCTTACCACTGGCTGTCCTTGCTGctggctgccgccgccggcgccgcgctcACCTTCTTCGTGCTCTTCGTCTGGTACTCCATGGCCGCGCGCCGCCCCGTCGCGCCCGTCGAGTACCCCATGCACCCCTCATCCGACGACGTCGTCTACGAGAAGATTGTGCTCGTCGGAGTCAAGGACATGCCTTCCGCCCATCTCGCATCAGCTGGTAACAACAAGTAG